Proteins from one Athalia rosae chromosome 8, iyAthRosa1.1, whole genome shotgun sequence genomic window:
- the LOC105686761 gene encoding peptidoglycan-recognition protein LC-like, which produces MLIVAREQENRHLERRRIGEDNLGYLPRDADDDDDDVEEEEDDEAEEEEDDEAEDSGDFGDPEGIPGDSSLLEEGEDSGAWSRDAQASVSSLQQRFDNGVVLPVGESPSFGDVCVKNSANVHFGNKTFYNGPVTIKQIVYANPAVRGDAETDDGKADGTRCFAENSCPTAAEGEKFAGEEAPRAAKKDGEERKAWEWCSCLLTWRCVALMCAMGSCLVAAMVVSVVLLTRDTEPPPTPIFPEIPDSSLDDNGIPLGKLRFVERAEWGAQPPTEPLERLRLPVPYVFISHTATDFCKTQSECVFRVRFAQTFHIESRNWSDIGYNFLVGGDGYAYVGRSWDFVGAHTYDYNARSIGVSFIGTFNTVVPPKHQLHAVRQLIELGVKGGKISPDYKLLGHRQVSKTLSPGDALYNVIKTWPHWSPTP; this is translated from the exons ATGCTGATTGTCGCTCGGGAGCAAGAAAACCGGCATCTGGAGCGCCGGAGGATCGGCGAAGACAACCTCGGATATCTTCCGCGCGatgccgacgacgacgacgacgacgtggaggaagaagaggacgacgaggcggaggaagaagaggacgaCGAGGCGGAGGACTCCGGGGATTTCGGGGATCCCGAGGGGATCCCGGGGGACTCCTCCCTGCTGGAGGAGGGCGAGGACTCCGGCGCCTGGAGCCGCGACGCCCAAGCCAGCGTCTCGTCGCTCCAGCAGCGATTCGACAACGGCGTCGTTCTGCCGGTGGGCGAGTCGCCCTCCTTCGGCGACGTTTGCGTGAAAAATTCGGCGAACGTCCACTTCGGTAACAAGACGTTCTACAACGGGCCGGTGACCATAAAGCAGATCGTCTACGCGAACCCCGCGGTACGCGGGGACGCCGAGACGGACGACGGAAAGGCGGACGGTACGCGATGCTTCGCGGAAAATTCTTGCCCCACGGCGGCGGAGGGCGAAAAGTTCGCCGGCGAGGAGGCGCCCCGGGCCGCCAAGAAGGACGGGGAGGAGCGCAAAG ccTGGGAATGGTGTTCCTGTCTGTTGACGTGGAGATGCGTGGCCCTGATGTGCGCCATGGGCTCCTGTCTGGTGGCCGCGATGGTGGTCAGCGTGGTACTTCTCACCCGGGACACCGAACCGCCGCCTACGCCAATATTTCCCGAAATTCCCGACTCGTCGCTCGACGACAACG GTATTCCGCTGGGCAAACTGCGTTTCGTGGAGCGCGCCGAGTGGGGCGCCCAGCCCCCCACGGAGCCGCTGGAGCGGCTTCGGCTCCCTGTCCCCTACGTTTTCATAAGCCACACCGCCACGGACTTCTGCAAAACACAATCGGAGTGCGTTTTCCGCGTCAGGTTCGCCCAGACCTTTCACATAGAGTCGAGGAACTGGTCGGACATAGGTTACAACTTCCTGGTCGGCGGCGACGGTTACGCCTACGTGGGTCGGAGCTGGGACTTCGTCGGGGCCCACACCTACGACTACAACGCGAGGAGCATCGGCGTATCCTTCATAGGCACCTTCAACACCGTGGTGCCGCCTAAGCACCAGCTCCACGCCGTCCGGCAGCTCATCGAGCTGGGGGTCAAGGGCGGCAAGATATCGCCGGACTACAAACTCCTGGGGCATCGTCAGGTCTCGAAGACCCTCAGCCCCGGGGACGCCCTCTACAACGTGATCAAAACCTGGCCCCATTGGTCGCCGACTCCTTAG
- the LOC105686204 gene encoding peptidoglycan-recognition protein SA-like: MREHSENVTSVSVSRSDSYPESDEDEVSTVEVEGYEPHSSDAVGLPGLDAIDHGTTIVTMTNSSNVEVKPITQYIGPVTIHQYLNRAESLDHRGPVAALTPISESTSETVNENVELPKESVPNHTPHSPKEKLYHAMTSNLPRKLGCVLILAVTITSVALVVYFTAPKKDYDDSTVTLPPNADSEDDHDLGNDIHILTRRRWGGRPILDGWQNRTLVHPVKLIVIAHTATSQCKTVEQCSSQLQTIQGHHVGKWDYVDIGINFLVGGDGNVYEALGWDIRNYVKNNSIEISFLGNYVWDSVTDKQRMAVQLLLNRGIELGKVDENYSLVAHSQVYNTESPGRSLLQDIKKWPHYDNRTYT; the protein is encoded by the exons ATGAGAGAACACAGTGAAAATGTGACGTCTGTAAGTGTTTCTCGGAGTGATTCCTACCCCGAATCGGACGAAGATGAGGTCTCAACTGTCGAAGTCGAGGGTTACGAGCCGCACTCCTCTGATGCGGTTGGACTTCCAGGCTTGGATGCGATCGACCATGGAACCACCATAGTAACTATGACGAATAGTAGCAATGTAGAAGTTAAACCGATAACGCAATACATAGGCCCGGTGACGATACATCAATATTTGAACAGGGCCGAGAGCCTTGATCACCGAGGTCCCGTTGCTGCGCTTACTCCCATTTCAGAAAGTACCAGCGAAACTGTCAACGAAAATG TTGAACTTCCCAAGGAATCCGTACCCAATCATACGCCACATTCGCCTAAAGAAAAACTCTACCATGCCATGACATCAAATCTGCCACGCAAATTGGGATGCGTCCTCATTCTGGCGGTCACCATTACCAGCGTTGCATTGGTCGTGTATTTTACTGCACCCAAGAAAGATTACGACGACAGCACGGTAACCTTGCCACCGAATGCGGATTCAG AGGATGACCATGACTTGGGCAACGACATCCACATACTGACGAGAAGGCGATGGGGGGGCCGCCCTATCCTGGACGGCTGGCAAAATCGAACGCTCGTTCATCCGGTAAAATTGATTGTCATAGCTCACACGGCAACTTCTCAGTGCAAGACGGTGGAACAATGCTCGTCGCAACTGCAAACTATACAAGGTCACCACGTTGGAAAGTGGGACTACGTCGATATTGGGATTAACTTTCTCGTCGGAGGTGATGGAAACGTCTACGAAGCACTGGGCTGGGATATTCGTAACTACGTAAAGAACAACTCTATAGAGATATCATTCTTGGGGAACTACGTATGGGACTCTGTCACCGACAAACAACGAATGGCGGTTCAGTTGCTGTTGAACCGTGGAATCGAACTTGGAaaagtcgatgaaaattattccctGGTCGCTCACAGCCAGGTTTACAACACCGAGAGCCCCGGAAGATCTTTGCTGCAGGATATAAAGAAGTGGCCGCATTACGACAACCGCACCTACACCTAG
- the LOC105686270 gene encoding tubulin delta chain-like: MLTLQFGQCGNQVGHTLFSNIASDLYSQNTGLSSKRNSEYAQSGFDKWFKGLSKNGKHLARAVLIDTEQKVIRRICSDSDSTWAYSPSNVVSCHSGGGSANNWAYGYSTKGSELTGAALEAVRQEIERVDSLEGILALLSSAGGTGSGVGSHVMEIIRDEFTTKTIATAVVLPYASGEVCTQNYNTLLTLAKLNEVSDIIFMFENDQIHSICESLVRARNTSLNDLNNIIGCKLASVLQPVSETTNILSSIAGQITPHPQYKLAAIKTSPLATSALSTYDSGYKWHSIVGHLKQMLRIPALDLKLTDVETKMPSNSVPSKPTCAYSTSVSNMLITRGASTENDPILATELSGGELYADFVPSSQRFSTLHQPRRLLGRDKFSSLVTNNSQLHLPVNLVVERAWNSYVHSAYLHQYKEHGVGEDDFLQAFAKVENLVKVYKELNIEEISP; the protein is encoded by the coding sequence ATGCTAACACTGCAATTCGGGCAGTGCGGAAATCAAGTGGGTCACACGTTGTTTTCTAACATTGCATCGGATTTGTATTCCCAGAATACCGGGCTGTCGAGTAAGCGCAACTCGGAATACGCGCAATCTGGATTTGACAAATGGTTCAAAGGGTTATCCAAAAATGGCAAACACCTGGCAAGGGCTGTTTTAATCGATACGGAGCAAAAAGTCATACGCAGAATATGCAGCGACAGCGACTCAACGTGGGCTTACAGCCCTTCCAACGTCGTGAGCTGTCATTCGGGTGGAGGATCTGCAAATAATTGGGCATACGGATATTCCACAAAGGGATCCGAATTGACGGGAGCTGCTCTCGAAGCGGTGAGACAAGAGATAGAAAGGGTTGATTCCTTGGAAGGAATCCTGGCCCTTCTAAGCTCTGCCGGTGGTACGGGTTCAGGAGTCGGTAGTCATGTCATGGAGATTATTCGCGATGAGTTTACAACTAAAACAATTGCCACCGCAGTAGTATTGCCATACGCATCTGGCGAGGTATGCACCCAAAATTACAACACTTTGTTGACTCTAGCTAAGCTGAACGAGGTCtccgatataattttcatgttTGAGAACGATCAGATCCACAGTATCTGCGAGAGCCTCGTGAGAGCTCGGAACACAAGTTTGAACGACTTGAATAACATTATCGGTTGCAAGCTGGCTTCGGTCTTGCAGCCTGTTTCTGAAACTACGAATATTCTGTCGTCGATCGCTGGCCAAATAACCCCTCACCCCCAATACAAATTAGCAGCTATCAAAACCTCACCGCTAGCTACTTCTGCTCTCTCGACATACGACAGCGGTTACAAGTGGCATTCTATCGTCGGACATCTCAAACAGATGCTGCGAATACCTGCGCTCGACCTAAAATTGACAGACGTGGAAACAAAGATGCCATCAAACTCCGTACCTTCCAAACCGACGTGTGCTTACTCTACATCTGTATCGAACATGTTGATCACACGAGGTGCTTCTACGGAAAATGATCCCATACTTGCCACAGAATTGTCCGGTGGAGAACTGTACGCAGACTTCGTTCCGAGTTCCCAGAGGTTCTCCACGTTGCATCAGCCACGAAGACTTCTTGGCAGggacaaattttcatctctcgtTACTAACAACTCCCAATTGCATCTGCCGGTCAACCTGGTCGTCGAGAGGGCCTGGAACAGTTACGTACATTCAGCGTATTTGCACCAGTACAAAGAGCACGGTGTGGGCGAAGATGACTTTTTGCAAGCCTTCGCCAAAGTCGAAAATTTAGTTAAAGTTTACAAAGAACTGAATATCGAGGAAATCTCTCCTTGA